A genomic stretch from Spodoptera frugiperda isolate SF20-4 chromosome 14, AGI-APGP_CSIRO_Sfru_2.0, whole genome shotgun sequence includes:
- the LOC118279384 gene encoding uncharacterized protein LOC118279384: MKTFICLLLAVASCKAGWEGAYSNEVAGDGGHGGSSGYGASGGGDFSGGQGHALAGLGGHSFGGSSGGHDFSGGAHTLALAQGHGDIGGGQDFGGHGFNGGQAFHGDFGGNGGHAQLSDGGNHGGQDFSGDSYLLAAQESGHQGQEDSGSLGNGGHDFGGQGNGGHDFGGQIGGGHGLGGQAEGGHGFGGQAEGGHGFGGQSEGGHGFGANAFPLQDAGHEYGQGEGHDFGHAEAIPVGTHVDEEHPVEVPNYKHVTFAIPKPVHVHVPKPILIGVPQPYPVKVPVNKPVAVPVETEISIPVEKVVPYPVVKHVPYPVEKHVPIKVEKTVHVHVPQPYPVKIPVYKTIHHHKEH, translated from the coding sequence ATCTGCTTGTTGCTGGCAGTTGCCTCTTGCAAGGCCGGGTGGGAGGGAGCCTACTCCAACGAAGTAGCTGGTGATGGTGGACACGGAGGCAGCTCTGGATACGGAGCGAGCGGTGGTGGGGACTTCTCTGGTGGCCAAGGACACGCCCTGGCTGGACTTGGCGGACACAGTTTCGGAGGCAGCAGCGGTGGACACGATTTCTCTGGTGGCGCTCACACACTAGCCTTAGCCCAAGGACATGGTGACATCGGTGGCGGCCAAGATTTCGGAGGCCACGGATTCAACGGTGGCCAAGCTTTCCACGGAGACTTCGGCGGCAACGGTGGTCACGCTCAACTTTCTGACGGCGGTAACCACGGTGGTCAGGATTTTAGCGGTGACTCTTACCTGCTAGCTGCTCAGGAATCTGGTCATCAGGGCCAAGAAGATTCTGGATCTCTTGGTAACGGAGGACATGACTTCGGTGGACAAGGAAACGGTGGTCACGACTTCGGTGGTCAGATCGGAGGCGGTCATGGACTTGGTGGTCAGGCTGAGGGTGGTCATGGATTCGGCGGTCAGGCTGAGGGTGGTCATGGATTCGGAGGTCAGTCCGAGGGCGGTCATGGATTCGGTGCTAACGCCTTCCCCCTGCAAGATGCTGGTCACGAGTACGGTCAAGGAGAGGGTCACGATTTCGGACACGCTGAAGCTATCCCTGTTGGCACTCATGTTGATGAAGAGCACCCCGTCGAAGTGCCCAACTACAAACACGTTACTTTCGCCATCCCTAAGCCTGTTCACGTACATGTGCCTAAGCCCATCCTCATTGGTGTACCTCAGCCTTACCCAGTGAAGGTCCCAGTCAACAAGCCCGTCGCTGTTCCAGTAGAAACTGAGATTTCCATCCCTGTTGAGAAGGTTGTACCTTACCCAGTAGTCAAACATGTTCCCTACCCCGTTGAGAAGCACGTGCCAATTAAGGTCGAGAAGACTGTTCATGTGCACGTGCCCCAGCCTTACCCTGTTAAGATCCCCGTGTACAAAACCATCCACCACCATAAGGAGCAttaa